The Oceanispirochaeta sp. M1 genome segment CTGATCAGCGGCTGGCTGAGGGGAAATAAGTGAGAATTACCTCTGATTTTATCTTTTGACTCCCTGTTGCTGTATATTTACCTTCTTTGATATCAAATATTCCCGTAGAAGGATTGAAGGGAATATCCCAGATCATTGCTGTATAATTTAAGTTTTGTTTAACAATCTTTAAAAATTCTGATAGTTAAGATGGTACTTGCTTGTTATCAATTCTTTTTTTAATAGTATGATATCTGCCCTTTTAAGCTCGAAAAAAAAAGACCTGCCAAGAGGATTCGAACAGCCAGCCTCAGCCTGCATCTTATTCAATACTATCTTACTATTATAATTCAGAATCTGTATAATATTGTAAATAAAGGATGTTTGAATGAAAGAATGGAAATCTGCTTCTGATAATGAAATAGTCTGTTACTGTAAACAAATTAATAAGAAAATAATTGTCGACTCTATTTTAACCGGCAACAATAGCCTTCAGTCCATAACAGAGGCCACCACAGCATGTTCCGGTGGAGACTGTAAAAATCTTAATCCTTCAGGAAAGTGCTGCTCTGCTGATATAATAGAGCTGATTAGATTGTATTCTGAAACTCAGGAAAAGGAATCAAGCTGTTCCTGCTGCTGTGGGAATTAGTGTTTCAATGATCTCCTGCAATCCTTTTTGAAGGATAGGATCTTTTCTCCGGCAGAGCCTCAGAAAAGTCTTTTTTTTCATGCAGGATTAGTGAAATTGAGAGATAGAAAACCGGTATTCTAAGTAAAATTATTATTCGAGAAAGAATCTTAAAACTATCCAATTTAAAGATGTAATACCCACCCATAAATTCATATATTAAAAAATATTAATCTATCTGCATATCGAAACTGGTAATAACTAATAATGAGAGCCTTTAAGTTTGTGTCGGTGACCGGAATCATGCAAAAGAAAGTTAAATACACTATATGTGTATTCTGTTCCAAAATGTTTAATTGAAGCTAAATATCAGCTTGAAAGACACATTAAAGTTATATAAAGCAGTCAACTGTCAATTTTCAAGAAATTGACCCCCACGTTTTCGCAATACTGACCCCTGAAATTCGGTGTATTGCCCCCCCAAACCACCATCAACGAACCTCTAATATCTGATTTTTTAACCTTCTATTTACTGTGGAGAATCAAGGCAAGATTTGAGTAATCGTGCTAATTTAATGAAAATTTTTACACAGTTTACAAACGTTTTACATTTGTGTAACCACTAAAATAGTAATTCATAGCATATTATTCATAGCTAATAAAAAAATGAAATGAAATATCACTAAGTTACTAACGATCCTTTTGAACGAGATGTTTGTAAGCGCCTGTTTCACCGCATCTACCGCATAATCTCATGACAGATTATTTTATCCAGTAAGGAGGTCACCAAATGACCCGAGAAGACTGGATAGAAACAATTAGCAGATGGCAATCAACCGGAAGACCCATGACAGAATTCTGTAAAAAGGAAGGAATAAATTACTGGACCTTCAGAGATTGGAAAACAAGGATTCTACAACCATCATATTTAAAAGAAACTAAACTTGTTAAACTGAATTCCATTCAAGTAAGCAATGATGAGATAAATAACATTGAAATTTTCATCGGTAAAGCTAAAATCATTGTCCCGAAAAGTTTTGATGAAGCTCATCTCCTGAACATAATTTCTGCTCTTGGGAAAATCTCATGATCCTGGATTTAAATAATCTGAATATATATGTAAAACCGGGAATCACAGATATGAGAAAGCAGATAAATGGTCTGTCCATTCTGGTTGAGGAAGATCTCAAACAAGATCCCTTCTCTGGTTCACTATTTCTCTTCTGCAATAAACAGAAACGGCTCTTAAAGATTCTCTATTGGGATCGAAATGGATTTTGCCTCTGGTTAAAGCGTCTGGAGAAAGAT includes the following:
- a CDS encoding NAD(P)H-nitrite reductase, with translation MKEWKSASDNEIVCYCKQINKKIIVDSILTGNNSLQSITEATTACSGGDCKNLNPSGKCCSADIIELIRLYSETQEKESSCSCCCGN
- the tnpB gene encoding IS66 family insertion sequence element accessory protein TnpB (TnpB, as the term is used for proteins encoded by IS66 family insertion elements, is considered an accessory protein, since TnpC, encoded by a neighboring gene, is a DDE family transposase.), translating into MILDLNNLNIYVKPGITDMRKQINGLSILVEEDLKQDPFSGSLFLFCNKQKRLLKILYWDRNGFCLWLKRLEKDRFPWPSDEKEANLISLEQFKMLLNGIDFWKAHKQLNYTSVS